One genomic window of Chlamydiales bacterium STE3 includes the following:
- a CDS encoding Methyltransferase type 11 (Product derived from UniProtKB/Trembl:D2QRK7): MENDESCCPICEKTAPLKSQEQYGYQSTKKYAIYHCDHCSTAFASPLKVDESIYNCIYSKAREVPGYDRYYDYAEKVLEVPSPLDYLANAEDVYWGIRQFLNSKTRSLRILEVGCGFGYLTYAIKKAGHDIKGIDISKVAVEKAAERYGDLFSCIDVREMAQSEGPSYDLIIFTEVIEHIDNVKEFMRAVNKLLIPGGHLLVTTPNKTPYPQDVLWETEPPPVHLLWLSENSMRHLAKEMNHRVDFIDFQPLNRKEFLELGCYFSPTTSIRDYTPTRLPRLDEKGNVMKEMPTSVHALPEFLDRLQPPLQKKSFLERAVCKIARSVPQMKKIQLQLEAYFKRKEFQKKLEAIPHTRPTMCAIFTKV, encoded by the coding sequence ATGGAAAATGATGAGTCTTGCTGTCCGATATGTGAAAAAACAGCACCTCTTAAAAGCCAGGAACAGTATGGTTATCAATCAACAAAAAAATATGCTATTTACCACTGCGATCACTGCTCTACAGCATTTGCTTCTCCTTTAAAAGTTGATGAAAGCATCTATAATTGCATTTATTCCAAAGCGAGAGAAGTTCCAGGCTATGATCGTTATTACGACTATGCTGAAAAAGTTTTAGAAGTGCCAAGCCCGCTTGATTATCTGGCCAATGCTGAAGATGTCTACTGGGGCATACGGCAGTTTTTAAATAGCAAAACACGCTCTCTGAGAATTTTAGAAGTCGGCTGTGGTTTTGGTTATTTGACCTATGCCATTAAAAAGGCAGGTCACGATATTAAAGGTATAGATATTTCTAAAGTTGCCGTTGAAAAAGCTGCTGAGCGCTATGGAGATTTGTTTTCCTGTATCGATGTAAGAGAAATGGCTCAATCTGAAGGACCAAGCTATGATCTTATTATTTTTACTGAAGTCATCGAACATATCGATAATGTTAAAGAGTTCATGCGTGCAGTCAACAAACTTCTTATCCCCGGTGGGCATTTATTGGTCACGACGCCAAATAAGACGCCTTACCCTCAAGATGTTTTATGGGAAACAGAGCCACCGCCAGTGCATTTATTATGGCTCTCAGAGAACTCCATGCGCCATTTAGCAAAAGAGATGAACCATCGGGTCGATTTTATTGATTTTCAGCCTTTAAATCGCAAAGAGTTTTTAGAACTTGGTTGCTACTTTAGCCCTACAACGAGCATTCGCGACTACACTCCGACAAGACTACCAAGGCTCGATGAAAAGGGAAATGTGATGAAGGAGATGCCCACTTCAGTGCATGCTCTTCCAGAATTTTTGGATCGTCTTCAGCCTCCTTTACAGAAGAAAAGTTTTTTAGAAAGGGCTGTTTGCAAAATTGCTAGGTCCGTTCCTCAAATGAAAAAAATTCAATTGCAACTTGAGGCTTATTTTAAGCGCAAAGAATTTCAGAAAAAACTGGAGGCGATCCCTCATACAAGACCGACTATGTGCGCTATTTTTACAAAAGTTTAA
- a CDS encoding Uncharacterized protein (Product derived from UniProtKB/Trembl:F8KV05): MRFYKRFLEEQVLNTSVNGSNPKNLPSKKKPPKSSLHGFKNGQASTSSRNSLIKPPREAAFLALCSAEKGESYLQEWLEDWRTKNTPGEKDERLAQEIAFGTMRMQLTLDSFASQLADNQKIKLKPKVRILLRTALYQATMMDKIPLYALVNETVRIAKKYFSIPTANFLNALLRKIEGHCFSLPEGSQPQELSLRFSYPLALVENLIKTFGEEKTKGILEVGNQPPKLMVRKLHTSQIEMQQIESTSLHAFMTSLNFYIQNSTPATLFHHLASANPFDPQVILDLCASPGGKLLLAHDYFPTAKLFANDISEAKLRKLKENIEKYQLQVDISCGPGESYPKGRSFDLIIADVPCSNTGVLNKRPEARWRFSESSLENLKATALSIVGHATTLLAPNGRIWFMTCSILKEENEDLIAEICQKLSMKCTHQELILPHLNGADGGFAAELQHKK; this comes from the coding sequence ATGCGATTTTACAAAAGATTTCTCGAGGAACAAGTATTGAACACATCTGTAAATGGCTCGAATCCCAAGAATCTTCCATCCAAGAAGAAGCCGCCCAAAAGCTCTCTTCATGGTTTCAAGAATGGTCAAGCGAGCACATCCTCACGAAATTCACTTATAAAACCCCCTAGGGAAGCCGCTTTTCTTGCTCTTTGCTCTGCTGAAAAAGGAGAGAGTTATCTTCAAGAATGGCTTGAGGATTGGCGAACAAAAAATACACCTGGAGAAAAAGATGAGCGTTTAGCTCAAGAGATTGCCTTTGGCACTATGCGTATGCAGCTCACTCTTGATTCCTTTGCTTCACAGTTGGCTGATAATCAGAAGATAAAGCTTAAACCGAAAGTGCGTATTTTGCTTAGAACCGCTCTTTATCAAGCAACAATGATGGATAAAATTCCTTTATATGCCCTTGTTAATGAAACTGTTAGAATAGCTAAAAAGTATTTTTCTATTCCAACAGCAAACTTTTTGAATGCTCTCCTAAGGAAGATTGAAGGCCATTGCTTTTCTTTACCTGAAGGTTCTCAACCTCAAGAACTGAGTTTGCGCTTTTCCTATCCTTTAGCACTTGTTGAAAACCTAATAAAAACTTTCGGAGAGGAAAAAACTAAGGGAATTCTTGAGGTGGGTAACCAACCTCCTAAGCTAATGGTAAGAAAGCTTCATACCTCTCAAATAGAAATGCAGCAGATTGAATCCACTTCTTTACACGCTTTCATGACTTCTCTTAATTTTTACATTCAAAATAGCACTCCTGCAACGCTTTTCCATCATCTTGCTTCTGCAAACCCATTCGATCCACAGGTAATTTTAGATCTTTGTGCCTCTCCTGGTGGTAAGCTTTTACTTGCCCATGACTATTTTCCTACCGCTAAATTATTCGCTAACGATATATCAGAAGCTAAGTTGCGCAAACTAAAGGAAAATATTGAAAAATACCAATTGCAGGTAGACATTTCCTGTGGGCCAGGAGAATCTTATCCTAAGGGCAGGTCGTTTGACCTGATCATTGCAGATGTACCTTGTAGTAACACAGGGGTACTTAATAAACGTCCCGAAGCAAGATGGCGCTTTTCTGAATCCTCGCTGGAGAACCTAAAGGCAACCGCCCTAAGCATTGTGGGCCATGCAACCACTCTTCTAGCACCAAACGGCCGTATCTGGTTCATGACGTGCAGCATTTTAAAAGAGGAAAATGAAGACTTAATTGCTGAAATTTGCCAAAAGCTTTCCATGAAATGCACGCATCAAGAACTGATTTTACCTCATTTAAATGGAGCTGATGGGGGTTTTGCAGCAGAGCTCCAACATAAAAAGTAA
- a CDS encoding hypothetical protein (Product derived from UniProtKB/Swiss-Prot:A7HAL6;UPF0276 protein Anae109_1558), with product MTLPKLPNLGIGIGLRVPHYEEIFTHQPAIDWFEIISENFMVEGGKPLENLERILDRYKVVQHGVSLAIGSPAPLDFNYLKRLKELTKKTKTPWVSDHLCWGRAPGAHYHDLLPLPYTKEVIDFVAERARIVQDYLELPFALENLSSYVTFKQDEMAEWEFYSTIVDKAGIYMMLDVNNIYVSSRNHHFDPMTYIANIPLDKVLQIHLAGHTDYDTHVLDTHDAPVCDQVWKLYAAVYPKTNGVSTLLEWDDNYISFEKTWEEALKAKKFQKEMIKEAPLCTKTPILQNV from the coding sequence ATGACATTGCCAAAACTCCCCAATTTAGGTATCGGAATCGGCCTGCGCGTCCCGCATTATGAAGAGATATTTACCCATCAACCGGCAATCGATTGGTTTGAAATCATCAGTGAAAATTTTATGGTCGAAGGAGGAAAGCCTCTTGAAAACCTGGAAAGAATCCTCGATCGCTATAAAGTTGTGCAACATGGGGTCTCCCTCGCTATAGGGAGCCCGGCTCCTCTTGATTTTAATTACCTCAAGCGTTTGAAGGAGCTGACTAAAAAAACAAAAACGCCTTGGGTCTCGGATCATCTTTGCTGGGGGAGGGCTCCAGGTGCTCACTACCACGATTTACTTCCCCTCCCCTACACAAAAGAAGTTATAGATTTTGTAGCAGAGCGCGCACGGATTGTTCAGGATTACTTAGAGCTTCCTTTTGCTTTAGAAAACCTCTCGTCTTATGTGACCTTCAAACAAGATGAAATGGCTGAGTGGGAATTTTATTCTACCATTGTGGATAAAGCAGGCATCTACATGATGCTCGATGTCAATAATATCTACGTTTCAAGTCGAAACCATCACTTTGATCCCATGACCTACATTGCCAATATTCCCTTGGATAAGGTTTTACAAATTCATCTAGCTGGACATACAGATTACGATACGCATGTTTTAGACACGCATGACGCGCCGGTTTGCGATCAAGTTTGGAAACTTTACGCTGCTGTTTATCCAAAGACAAACGGCGTTTCAACACTTCTTGAGTGGGACGACAACTACATCAGTTTTGAAAAAACGTGGGAAGAAGCGTTGAAAGCCAAAAAATTTCAAAAAGAGATGATTAAAGAAGCTCCTTTATGCACCAAGACCCCCATCCTCCAGAACGTTTAA
- a CDS encoding Uncharacterized protein (Product derived from UniProtKB/Trembl:D9SE23): protein MHDDKNSFHLHLLSGWRFSALFLILSMTILGYLLFTLWAGWEKVAYAFSEVGLKGVLVPISLACLGYIFRFIRWQHFLHVMGHHVPFFNNLRIYIGGFAFSVTPGKAGEALRSVFLKDYNVPYRESFGAFFAERFSDVMACVLLSLGGFLYCQQMRPFLFLFLGFVTTILILIQNSLFLKWLEGFLKRMAPERFSKYAEFAFEIILSFKKCFSVANLTLGILLGMVAWGLEGVAFYYLLTSLNASISLHIAVFIYTFSLLIGAMTFLPGGLGGAEVAMLQFLSLYHIPSSIAVAVTIVIRLTTIWFSVLLGMLLLPRHQLKIKN from the coding sequence ATGCATGACGATAAAAATTCTTTTCATTTACATCTGCTCAGTGGGTGGCGCTTTTCCGCCTTGTTTTTGATTCTCTCTATGACCATTCTCGGCTACCTTCTTTTTACACTTTGGGCTGGCTGGGAAAAAGTCGCTTATGCTTTTTCTGAAGTAGGATTAAAAGGCGTCCTCGTTCCCATCTCTTTAGCATGTCTTGGCTACATTTTTAGGTTTATTCGCTGGCAGCATTTTCTTCATGTGATGGGGCATCATGTGCCTTTTTTTAATAACCTTAGAATTTATATTGGAGGCTTTGCCTTTTCTGTTACTCCAGGGAAGGCTGGCGAAGCTTTGCGTAGCGTATTTTTAAAAGATTATAATGTTCCCTATCGGGAGAGTTTTGGAGCGTTCTTTGCGGAACGTTTTTCGGACGTCATGGCATGTGTTTTGCTCTCTTTAGGGGGATTTCTCTACTGCCAGCAAATGCGTCCTTTCTTATTTTTATTTCTGGGGTTTGTTACTACAATTCTCATTTTGATCCAAAATAGTTTATTTCTTAAATGGCTTGAGGGGTTCTTAAAAAGAATGGCTCCCGAAAGGTTCTCTAAGTATGCAGAATTTGCCTTTGAAATTATTCTTTCTTTTAAAAAATGCTTTAGTGTAGCGAATTTAACTTTAGGGATTTTACTTGGGATGGTTGCTTGGGGGCTTGAAGGAGTTGCTTTTTATTATTTGCTAACGAGTTTAAATGCTTCAATTAGTTTGCACATTGCCGTTTTCATTTATACGTTTTCTCTTCTAATTGGCGCGATGACCTTCCTTCCAGGAGGGCTTGGAGGCGCAGAAGTTGCGATGCTGCAATTTTTATCTTTATATCATATCCCCTCTTCTATTGCCGTAGCGGTAACGATTGTGATTCGCTTAACCACAATTTGGTTTTCTGTCTTACTTGGAATGCTACTTCTGCCACGCCATCAGTTAAAGATCAAAAATTAA
- a CDS encoding hypothetical protein (Product derived from UniProtKB/Trembl:F8L5H3;Uncharacterized protein HI_1420), protein MSRSKSYKELLQERLKSREEAAAYLNAALEDEDPGFFLVALRDIAEANGGMTRLAKEAHLNREALYRTLSKKGNPTLVNLRSLLSTVGLEIAISPSHRV, encoded by the coding sequence ATGAGTAGATCAAAAAGTTATAAAGAATTATTACAAGAGCGTCTAAAGTCTCGAGAAGAAGCTGCAGCTTATCTTAATGCAGCTCTAGAGGATGAAGATCCTGGGTTTTTTTTAGTTGCTCTAAGAGATATTGCAGAAGCCAATGGTGGAATGACCCGCCTTGCCAAAGAAGCGCACCTTAACCGAGAGGCTCTTTATCGCACTCTTTCTAAAAAAGGAAATCCCACTCTCGTTAATCTGCGCTCTCTATTAAGCACAGTTGGCTTAGAAATAGCTATTAGCCCTTCACATAGAGTATAA
- a CDS encoding hypothetical protein (Product derived from UniProtKB/Swiss-Prot:P33664;Laccase domain protein CA_C1699), with translation MILRSQNSYRYWQFELLTPFRSIFHASFQKHGDLSIGGLKTTFGLQKIAYLDQVHGDQIVCAKAGGLQGEGDALVTTTSHLTLLIRHADCQAALIYDPNNHIVAAVHCGWKGSTKNIYTKTIAYLKEQYQCRPKDLLVCISPSLGPEASEFIHFKKELPPSFLPYQIKPSYFDFWKISEEELLAAGILAHHIEIAAICTYANPLDYLSYRFDKTSKRLFSLISLV, from the coding sequence ATGATTCTAAGAAGCCAAAATTCTTATCGTTATTGGCAATTTGAATTGCTAACTCCTTTTCGCTCGATTTTTCATGCAAGCTTTCAAAAACATGGCGATTTATCAATTGGGGGGTTGAAAACAACATTTGGCCTTCAAAAAATTGCCTACCTCGACCAAGTACACGGCGATCAAATTGTATGCGCAAAGGCAGGTGGCCTTCAAGGCGAGGGCGATGCCCTTGTCACAACCACATCCCATCTCACCTTATTGATACGGCATGCTGATTGCCAAGCAGCGCTTATCTATGATCCAAATAACCATATTGTAGCTGCTGTTCATTGCGGTTGGAAAGGTTCAACCAAAAATATTTACACTAAAACGATCGCCTATTTAAAAGAGCAATACCAATGCCGTCCTAAGGATCTCCTCGTCTGCATCTCACCAAGCCTTGGACCAGAGGCTTCGGAATTTATCCATTTCAAAAAAGAGCTACCCCCTTCTTTTTTGCCCTACCAGATTAAACCGAGCTACTTTGATTTTTGGAAAATTAGTGAAGAAGAGCTCTTAGCTGCGGGCATTTTAGCTCATCATATCGAGATTGCCGCTATTTGCACCTATGCCAATCCATTAGACTACCTCTCTTACCGCTTCGACAAAACTTCTAAGAGGCTTTTTTCTTTGATCTCTCTTGTATAG
- a CDS encoding Uncharacterized protein (Product derived from UniProtKB/Trembl:Q0G033), with product MNRSIVIKNSFLSVSETIDKITAILASKEATLFAVIDHSEEAKIAHLELAEERLIIFGNPKVGTALMQENPLIGLELPLKILVWHDEEKGTQVAYLDPLFLEKAYGITKNSETLKNMSKALHQLTSTLEE from the coding sequence TGTAATTAAAAATAGTTTTCTTTCAGTTTCGGAAACAATTGATAAAATTACAGCCATCCTAGCAAGCAAAGAGGCGACACTTTTTGCCGTTATTGACCATTCAGAAGAGGCCAAAATTGCCCATCTTGAACTTGCAGAAGAGAGGTTGATTATTTTTGGCAATCCTAAAGTGGGTACGGCTCTTATGCAGGAAAACCCTCTAATAGGATTAGAGCTCCCCTTGAAAATTCTTGTTTGGCACGATGAGGAAAAAGGCACCCAGGTTGCTTATCTAGATCCCCTCTTTTTAGAAAAAGCTTATGGAATTACCAAAAATAGCGAAACCTTAAAAAATATGAGTAAGGCCCTCCACCAACTAACTTCTACACTTGAGGAATAA
- a CDS encoding Glucose-1-phosphate thymidylyltransferase (Product derived from UniProtKB/Swiss-Prot:P95778;Gene name derived from UniProtKB/Swiss-Prot:P95778;EC number derived from UniProtKB/Swiss-Prot:P95778), which yields MKGIVLAGGSGTRLHPITLGVCKQLLPVYNKPMIYYPLSLLLLANIKEILIITTPEDQMQFQRLLGDGSKLGISLSYAVQDKPNGLAEAFIIGRDFVGKDSVALVLGDNIFYGNHLGPLLQKARERKQGATLFGYQVKDPERYGVVEMDSEGNALSLEEKPKNPKSNIAVTGLYFYDNQVLDIAKGLKPSPRGELEITDVNKEYLARGQAYVNMMGRGFAWLDAGTYESLMQASHFVQVIEERQGHCIASLEEIAYRQKFITQAQLRALGEKLGKSGYGKYLSEIVANEESLVK from the coding sequence ATGAAAGGCATTGTTTTAGCAGGTGGAAGTGGAACACGGCTTCATCCAATTACGTTAGGCGTTTGCAAGCAGCTGCTACCTGTTTATAACAAACCCATGATTTACTACCCTTTGTCTCTGTTACTTCTGGCCAATATTAAGGAAATCCTTATTATCACGACACCTGAAGATCAAATGCAATTTCAAAGGCTTTTAGGGGATGGCTCCAAATTAGGAATTTCCTTGTCGTATGCTGTTCAGGACAAACCGAATGGTCTTGCTGAAGCCTTTATTATCGGGCGAGATTTTGTGGGAAAAGATTCTGTTGCCCTCGTCCTTGGAGACAATATTTTTTATGGGAATCATTTAGGGCCTCTTTTACAGAAAGCGAGAGAGCGTAAGCAAGGGGCAACCCTCTTTGGCTATCAGGTCAAAGATCCGGAGCGATATGGTGTTGTAGAAATGGATAGTGAAGGCAATGCCCTTTCATTGGAAGAAAAACCTAAAAACCCCAAATCGAATATTGCCGTAACCGGTCTTTATTTCTACGATAATCAAGTGTTAGATATCGCCAAAGGCCTGAAGCCTTCTCCTAGGGGAGAGCTCGAAATCACAGATGTCAACAAGGAGTATTTGGCCAGAGGACAGGCTTATGTCAATATGATGGGCAGGGGATTTGCCTGGTTAGATGCTGGAACCTATGAAAGTCTAATGCAAGCTAGCCATTTTGTGCAGGTGATTGAAGAGAGGCAAGGCCACTGCATTGCCTCCTTAGAAGAAATTGCTTACCGTCAAAAATTTATCACACAAGCCCAGCTAAGAGCGCTCGGAGAGAAGCTCGGAAAAAGCGGTTATGGCAAGTACTTGAGTGAAATCGTAGCGAATGAAGAGAGTTTGGTAAAATGA
- a CDS encoding Protein CicA (Product derived from UniProtKB/Swiss-Prot:P0CAV6;Gene name derived from UniProtKB/Swiss-Prot:P0CAV6) — MSTKKPIVAAFDFDGTISYFDTLVPFLWKLSGPFGLLFHLFLTTPDFLRFLFGKISRQQAKEALLTKCLKGTPYSQAATAGQDYATHFLKKLIKPAAMQKIAWHSQQQHHLVLISANLNVYLKPWARQGGFQTILASELEIDSEGRITGHLKGKNCWGQEKVERLLSTFGPKENFTLYAYGDSQGDKELLDLADFNFYRRFY, encoded by the coding sequence ATGAGCACAAAAAAACCTATAGTAGCGGCTTTTGACTTTGATGGCACGATTAGCTACTTCGACACATTAGTGCCCTTTCTCTGGAAACTATCAGGGCCTTTTGGATTACTTTTTCACCTCTTCCTCACAACTCCAGATTTTTTGCGTTTTTTATTCGGTAAAATTTCAAGGCAGCAAGCCAAGGAAGCCCTTTTGACAAAATGCTTAAAAGGCACCCCCTATTCTCAAGCAGCTACTGCTGGGCAAGATTATGCGACACATTTTTTAAAAAAACTGATCAAACCTGCCGCTATGCAAAAAATCGCTTGGCATAGCCAACAGCAGCATCATCTCGTCCTGATCAGCGCTAATCTAAATGTTTATTTGAAGCCATGGGCGAGACAGGGGGGCTTTCAAACAATTTTAGCCTCAGAACTTGAAATAGACTCTGAGGGCAGGATTACAGGGCATTTAAAAGGGAAAAACTGTTGGGGGCAAGAAAAAGTAGAGCGTCTCTTGTCTACTTTTGGTCCTAAAGAAAATTTCACGCTCTACGCCTATGGGGACAGCCAGGGAGATAAAGAACTCCTAGACCTTGCAGATTTTAATTTCTATCGTCGCTTTTACTAA
- a CDS encoding dTDP-glucose 4,6-dehydratase (Product derived from UniProtKB/Swiss-Prot:P26391;Gene name derived from UniProtKB/Swiss-Prot:P26391;EC number derived from UniProtKB/Swiss-Prot:P26391): protein MKQRKITNILVTGGAGFIGSAFIRYLLQKTSFIGTCVNLDLLTYAGNLQNLKEVEGRSQYVFAHGDIRNEGLVEHLCQENAIDTIIHFAAESHVDRSILGPQAFIETNIIGTFHLLEVVRKNPHIHFHHVSTDEVYGCLGDTGFFTEETPYKPNSPYSASKASSDHLVRSYGKTYGLSTCISNCSNNYGPYHFPEKLIPLMILNAFQGKPLPIYGDGSNVRDWLYVEDHASALYALLENGRKGETYNIGGEEEWRNIDLVNLIISTIAEIQGHDLESLQSLLTYVKDRPGHDFRYAIDCSKIKKEIGWHPTRSFRERIRETILWYMQNEQWVSNILNGSYREWVETNYRTR, encoded by the coding sequence ATGAAACAAAGAAAAATAACGAATATCCTTGTAACGGGTGGTGCAGGCTTTATTGGCTCAGCTTTTATCCGTTATTTACTGCAAAAAACTTCTTTCATAGGAACATGTGTCAATCTGGATCTTTTGACTTATGCTGGTAATCTGCAAAATCTTAAAGAGGTTGAAGGTCGTTCCCAATATGTTTTTGCCCATGGAGATATTCGTAACGAGGGATTAGTAGAACACCTTTGTCAGGAAAATGCCATTGACACGATCATTCACTTTGCTGCAGAGAGTCACGTCGATCGTAGTATTCTTGGCCCACAGGCGTTTATTGAAACAAATATCATAGGTACATTTCATCTGCTCGAGGTTGTCAGAAAGAATCCCCATATCCATTTTCATCATGTTTCTACGGATGAGGTTTATGGCTGCCTAGGAGACACTGGATTTTTCACAGAGGAGACGCCCTATAAGCCAAATTCTCCTTACTCAGCCTCCAAAGCCTCTTCCGATCACCTTGTGCGTTCTTATGGGAAAACTTACGGCCTATCAACGTGTATCTCTAATTGCAGCAACAACTATGGCCCTTACCATTTCCCGGAAAAGCTGATCCCTTTGATGATTTTAAATGCCTTTCAAGGAAAGCCTCTTCCTATTTATGGAGATGGTAGTAATGTAAGAGATTGGCTCTATGTTGAAGACCATGCTTCAGCCCTTTATGCTCTTTTGGAAAATGGACGCAAAGGGGAGACATACAATATCGGTGGAGAAGAGGAATGGCGTAATATCGATCTTGTCAATCTGATCATTTCGACAATCGCTGAGATTCAAGGTCATGATTTAGAGTCGTTGCAGTCTTTGCTTACCTATGTTAAGGATCGCCCAGGACATGATTTCCGCTATGCAATTGATTGTAGCAAAATTAAAAAAGAGATTGGGTGGCATCCTACGCGTTCTTTCAGAGAGCGCATTCGTGAAACCATTCTTTGGTACATGCAGAATGAACAATGGGTAAGCAATATTTTAAATGGATCTTACCGGGAATGGGTCGAAACGAACTACCGTACGAGGTAG